The Gouania willdenowi chromosome 3, fGouWil2.1, whole genome shotgun sequence genome includes the window aacatctaacatttagatatcTTATTGCTAGGGTTAATACTTCCTGTTTGACAAGCGATATGAATAGATGAACAGAATGCCTCATTAGGTCTGGTTGGTCAAGTGCTGCACATGGCACACCAAATCTCACTAGatctttcaaaacaagagtaTGAAAAGATCAACAAAGCATTTCAAATCctgtattataaaaaaaaaggtgaattgTTTAGGAAAACTTATCGACATCCCACTTAACTCGTAAACGTCCACTGAATACGGGTCCAAATGCAttttctcactcattcacgctCTTAAGGGATGAAATacttctcaaatacagcagaaTATCACAAGTGTCATATACAGTTTGAAAGCTTCGAATCTTACGTTTTTAACCATATGAACCAGTCTAagacaaccatcacagcaaacagtcaatttttttttgtcaaacttggGGGGGAAAATGGCAACATAAACAAGCCAGCACTCCTCACCTTTAAAGCGTTGCCATGTCTTACGGAATCCATATGTTCCTCAAAATCTTCTTAAGATATGAAATAAACCAATGAATCGCAGCATTTagtttaaaacagtaaaactgctgtaaaaaaaatacaatgtaatgtcctatttacaagaagaaagcagctcgGCGCTAATTTCTTCTTACTATTttagctctgtgaggctgaACGTGTCATTAAAAGAGATCAAATGACCTCACAGCTCTACCGGTTTGACCGACACCTCCTTTTAGCCAATCCGACGTAGTATTACTAAACTACAGGCTATAATGTCCAACCAGCATCAGCCGTTCAGAAAACACCAACCTAATTTACTGGCCTCTTAACTTTCAACCAATGGGAAGCAGGGATTTTTTGACTAATGCGTCGCTTAGCCAATAAGCTGAGCTTTCCAACGATATGTCATATGTATAGGTGAGCTGAACCTATAGCAATGTATAAAACCAGTTATGTCATACAGAAAATTGTGGCCATAActaatttttcctttttcctctctTCAGGGAAGGTCAGAGGTTTCTTCAAAGAAGGCGACGTTGTCATCGTTCTGACCGGCTGGCGTCCAGGCTCTGGTTACACCAACACCATGCGTGTGGTTCTGGTGGCCTGAAAAGTCAACGGTCGTCTTCTGCTCTCCCCTTCCTGTTAAACCTCACCTACTTACACCTGAGCAACCCATAAAAGATTTAGCAAATAGACATTAACACAGACAAGACGTAGAAAAGGGAGGCAACCTGTTCTGGTTGTAGAGTTTTGTTCTGTACGATTCCAGTTGACTTTTCCATTCCTTTGTGATCCTCTCACATTAAGTCTTCAGTGCTTTAGACTGATACACTGGCCACAAACTGCTGTACTTATTCATCAGACACGTGTGGTATTATTAAGTGTATGTCTGAATGAatgtgtccttttgtgcatgCGTGTATTGGCTGCAGTAGGAGGCTGTGGTGGTGGAGGCAGTAATAACAGTTAATGGAAGGCACTCTGTTGCCCATTGAACAAACTCATCCGAGTTAGAACTACTTCCTGTGAGCTTCTGCCCCACGGCTGCCCGCTAACAGGCCCTGCTGTAACGCTTAGTGTATGTAGTGTCCTCTTCTTTATGCCAGCTTTCACTGTATGTGTTACACTCCTAATGTACTCCAAGCAATGTTACATTCTAAATTATACTTGATGTATGTGACTGGTGTTTTGTTTGGGGATATCCAAAATGGATTTATATTTTGTGAGAAAGAAAAGGTCGTTTTTGGAACGCCCCTCCCCCCAAGCTAGTTGTTTGTTTATTCAATGTCATAAAGCCTTTATCTTTTCTTCTGGCACTGACCAATCAGACATTGTTCACAGACGTCAACTGGCTAATATCAACAAGcacttttcaatgtttttttttgctagttttcattttattttttattttttactgtcggCCATCTGACAGTTGTAGTCATTTTAATTTGTCTAACATGCTTCTGATTGTAACGCTAGGGTGTGGAATCTAAATCCCAAGGTGTGTTGTTCGTGTGCTGAGCACCTTATCAGATGTATAAGTAGCTCTGACAATAAAAGAAGAGCCCTCACCTGATCTTTGTCGTTACTGTTTTAAAGGTAGCAGAGAAGCTACAGGAAGTGAGACATTACTATTAACCTGTACGtatacattttaggacatcctgtCATTTGTCAGACCAAACGCAGTCAGATGAAACGGCCTcaggtttcaaaataaatggagtattttaaaaaaaaccggaaggttaagatatatcaacgtttcatttcactgtatttattaattaaacaatACGTTGAAATatgttaacttttaaaaaaacgaGCGCAGTGCTCATAGaaagtatgtattgctttagaaaagtgggaggttaagtagtcTGGGATTTCATGTGGGGGCTTATATTAGAAAATACTACAGGGAGCGCTATAGCACATGCACTCCTGAGACGTGTACAGATATTTGAGGAGCACACAGTGATGCCTTGCTTTAtagaaagataaaagaaaactgCTTTTAAACGTACTTCATGTGTACTTTTGGCTTCTTCAAAAGAAAATGCCATGTGTTTTAAGGTCTAGGCTTCAAAATAGTTACCAGACGACCTTAAACTAAGGCCATCAAGTCTGATAagttattttgaagcctgaggcagTTTCATCTGATGGCATTTGGTTTGACATGTGAGGCCTTTTCATTTGATAGAGGTTTAGCTGATAGCTCACCCTGAGACCTGAGGTTgtctaaaatgtacaaaataaaccCATATTCAGGTATAACTGCATGTCAAGCCTCCTCAACAAAGGCAACATCAAATAAACTATAATAATGGGTGTAAAAAGATGGTTTAATCATGGTATCCATACACCGCAAACGGGTTCCTTGGTTCCATCAACATGCTGCGTCACTGGTGGTCCTGGCTGTACACCACACCAACCTGTCGACGTATCTCATCCTCCAGCTCAGCCAGTAGCACAGAGTCTGAATGGGACATGACTGCACTCTCCTTCAGccctatgagaaacacagggtTTCAGTGTATCTGATGCCCCCTGCTGTTCTTTATATGCATAGCCAGCACTTTGTCTCTAAATAAAATACCTCTGTTTAGTGCAAAGAAATACATATATAGAGCAGTGTTTATGGCACTACATGGGGTGAGAGAGAgacttaaaaactaaataatgaaaaatgtgtttctaatgttaatttttagttaaaaaatgataatatattttcatttgaCATGGGATCCATTTCTGAGGTAGTATGAAAGGTTCATGCAAATGTGAATGATTGAATGGCCtgcccccccttttttttatttattttttaaatttaatttaatttatttttttaattattattattaataatattgcttgtttgttgttcagttaaaatgttcaaaatctttaatgaaaaaaataaaacattttttaaaaaaaaccaataaccaattaaaatatatcaaagccaaaaaaaaaaaaaaaaaaaaaatgatataaatcagggttattttagttcaggagctaCTTGATGTCAAAGAAGCCACAGATTATGTggaaaaatgagtaatttcaacattatagtAGCTCTAGTTTTCACTTCTACTTATacacaaaatactaaatatgttaaaagaataaaaagactGTCAAAGCAATAGGtggcagatatcagtcccaactgGTTCTTTACTtcacatttcctagattttgtgactgatttttatttaagtaaaatACTGTGTAGTAACTTTTGTAAgtttaacagtttaacattcaaaatgatggcaatcatttttacatgtgatgtaaatgatcTGCATAAAAACATGAACTAAGTAAACAAGGGTCAGTCTCGGTCACACTAGGCTTGAGATGATTGGAAATGATTAAACTATAGAAATATTTCTATTCAGACGGCacaaaatattgtttcattccacCTTTTTACAAAgttggattctttaaaatgtgtgttatcactcattcattccatcattatgctttatagttgtttttttttcatagtattctgagtgAAAGGTTGCATTTTGGACAAAgaggggacttggattcagaaataatagAAAGGAACACTTTGACCTTTATATAAAAACCATGTACATATAAATGCAAATAGACCAAGATTTATTGCTCACAATAGTCTGACTTTGTACCTTTGAGCAAACACTGTCGGACTTCCTCTGCTTCATAACGCATCCCTGTGCTGTCGATGAAGTTTAGTGGCAGACTGGGCTCTGGTACTGGGTACTTTGTCTCCTTTCCATTCACCACCAACACAGTGGGACACCACATATGTGCAGGGATCTGAACGACGTGGcaatggagaaaacaaagatACAGTTTTATTATTTAGAAATGATTCACTAAATGTGAAGCATGTGACTATATTTATGATTATGAAAGTTACATACGTGGATTGTGCCCTTTGTGCCCACAATAACGGCATCATTTTGCAGTTGTAAACCTGAAGAACAGGTAAACACAGCCATTCTATTGTGGGAGAACTTAAGAGTGACGACCACAGTCTCATCCACTCctgcaaaaacacataacaCACCATCAATGAAGAGATGTGAAACAGGAAACTACAAGGAGGCGTTCAGTAGAGCATCTTTTCCAGGCCCATTAATCTGTCCCACTTTATATAGTTTTTAAACAGATGTCCCTGGATATGAAACAGCACTGGCTGTCCTGCTTCCATCCTGATTATTTACCATTCTCCAGACAGGTCCCAGTGGCCTGGATCACCTCTGGTTTCTCTCCATTGTAAACCATGCAGATGAGCTGCAGGCAGTAGATGCCCAGGTCCAGTATGGCTCCTCCCCCGAGCTCCTTCTGAGTTGATCTGGCCACACCCATCAGTGGGACGCCAAAGTCAGCCCTGACCATCTTTACGTACCCCAGCTCCCCCTGAGCCAGCAGCCGTCTGAGCTCCACCGTGGCTGGGAAGAAACGAGACCAGACCGCCTGGAgcaacaaggaaaaaaaaacacatcaacaagTATGTCAGTCACTCACTTACATGTATTTATAATAACTATTATTAGCACAGATACATGGATCACTGATTGTGTATCTTCTCTGAACGTGTAGACTTCCAATCTATATTGAgttttcaaaatatatttttgtaacGGATGTGATGATTTGTTCTTAAAAAGTAAGTTCTTCAATTAACTGatcaattcaacttcatttatatatcgcaaattacaacaataatcatCTCGTAGTGCtcatcaaaataaatatatgaaaataaggAATCAAGCAAAAAATAATCCAATCAATCTACATTTGATTTGAACATAAATCTTCTTTAAATCGGTgttagactgagggccgcatgtggccctcagtctaacaCCGACCTGCATTTCTCCTCCTGGAGCAGAAGCTCAAGAGCAGAAGCGACTGGCAGTTTAGCTACAAAAGTACCAACACCTTttaaacacgtcccaggagtacaaggactacagagaagcacaAAGGATTGTGgaacatgtaggattttaatagAAACTACGACGCAGCGGTGTGCCCCAGCATGTGAGCTCTGAGGAGAGCCGACAGTCTGCACGGAGTCCGTGCACAGCGGAGTCAGGATTGTCTGCACTCTTCGGAGCTTACATACTTGGACGGTTATTACGGTTACGTAAGCGGCGGATGCAgacaggcagcatcgggggcagctaaagggctgcaggtgtcctcaggtaaagacgggagcatccgagcatatcgcctgtattaaatagatggtgcggctgatgtatgtgtttctccgttatgcagattaaaatgagagtttaaacaacccgTGCGTGCCTGGAAGTccattttgtgtccaagtgtgcaacaattattacaacggtactgattaaaaaaggaacaaacaacagaaaatccccctacgttgctgaaaacgcACCGTAGGGGTGCAAAATCCCAACgtcgggggcccctacgctcaatagcgctggcgagaaccctgcagGCTGTATATGATTTGATATTACACACTGTCAGTGAAGTAGATCGCATAAGAAGAtggaaattcttttttttatagtttaccTCCATGAGGAAGACGTCGTTCCTCTTGGCAGAGGAAAGGATCTGCTGCACTTCTTTAAGGTTCATAGCCAGTGGTTTCTCACACAGCACGTGTTTCTTAGCGTTGGTAAAGATCAGACAGGCCTGGAGATGGTAAGGATGGATGACCCCCACGTACACCACATctacacgcacacgcgcacacgcacacgcacacgcacacactgaggGAGTCGGCAGACGCCTTCAAGAACTAGGAAGatgtttttcaacaatttgagcccattttctgcaactacaccaaacatgccATTTATAACcgatttttatcacttttccttgccatatttttgctccgtttaatgcatttttgctacattactcccatttctgccacttttccatcaaatttcaatgctttttctgcacattttttccactttcaagtcattttcggcacttataaaccctatccaccacttttcccacctaacgtTGCACATGTTAACCCAttactactttttaaattacattaacccAACCCCACTaccccatttctgccatttttaagccaatattgacactttgaaccctttttaccactttttctgtccgtttctggccactctaatttgaaacttttaaccaatttctgtggtttctaaaatcatactttatttctgattaaaaaacagatttacatctttaagatgactatatactacaaCCCAAATAACATTAAACATAGGTCTAAAACTGTTATTAATTGTTTGTATGTTTggtttctttaaaataataataataagctgcTTGAGATTACCTCATGTTTACTTCATCATCCTTTTGCACTACTCACCACTgtactattattatattatctaaTTTAGTCTGGCACATATTGGTCTTTAAATTACTTGTATAGATttttagttgattgttattatttaacgtttacattgtacagagagagcacagtctACCAACGTCATATTCCTACCAGTGTGTTAAAGCCAATAAAGCCgattctgtttgtgttttacatCAATTTACATTGTCTGGCACAAATAGTTAGCAGGAAACACACTTGTGTGAAAGGTGTGAACAGAACCATTTTCTGATACTTCTATCCGTTCAGTCTGAATTACCGATGTCTGGGTCTGTGGCCAGCTCCTCATAGCTGCCGTACGCTCGTGCAATGCTGTGCTTCGTAGCAAACTGCTGAGCATCTTCTAACCGACGAGCAGCCACAGCCACTACCTGTGAACACATGAGAATGTGAGAAACATGTTTAATACAGTTAGAACATCTGAATATTAATGACAATATCCACGCAACAGGTGACATATCAGTCCCCGCAGGAGCTTCACGGAAAATTCCTTAATTTTCTGACCAatctttatttgattttttgatgaaattttgcagaataatttgagtaaaattgcaaaaaaaatgtattctccaatagttcattaataaaaaaatttactGTGTGATATAAGATGGTAGATAATGTGGCGTGTCAGTGAATGTGTGTTTTAGGGACGGagacaactgaattagttgtaTGCTCTcaagcagtggttttcaaccacAGGCTCGCGGACCCCCATTACTATGTGATGAAATTGCAAGGGACcggtgaaaataaaatatattttttaaaaagatcatATGACATTtatataattatgattattaccCAATCTAATGAGAAACaagacttttttctctactacCACCTGTTTCTTTTTCACAAGTGTAGTGTACCGGTCATTAAATGTGTAATACATATTCCTGAAAGctactgtatttgttttgttacatTGTCCCAAGAAGCTGCTACGgcataaatgtgtgttttttttaatgcagtttcTGCTGTTTTTGCAGCTCTAGTATTGTTCGTACTAGAGCGGGGTAATATAtcgatattcaagatatatcaatttatatattaatatatatttgtggCAATATG containing:
- the dhdh.2 gene encoding trans-1,2-dihydrobenzene-1,2-diol dehydrogenase, translating into MATTRWGICSSGKISNDFTVALRTLPAEEHQVVAVAARRLEDAQQFATKHSIARAYGSYEELATDPDIDVVYVGVIHPYHLQACLIFTNAKKHVLCEKPLAMNLKEVQQILSSAKRNDVFLMEAVWSRFFPATVELRRLLAQGELGYVKMVRADFGVPLMGVARSTQKELGGGAILDLGIYCLQLICMVYNGEKPEVIQATGTCLENGVDETVVVTLKFSHNRMAVFTCSSGLQLQNDAVIVGTKGTIHIPAHMWCPTVLVVNGKETKYPVPEPSLPLNFIDSTGMRYEAEEVRQCLLKGLKESAVMSHSDSVLLAELEDEIRRQVGVVYSQDHQ